A genomic segment from Pristiophorus japonicus isolate sPriJap1 chromosome 16, sPriJap1.hap1, whole genome shotgun sequence encodes:
- the wdr81 gene encoding WD repeat-containing protein 81 produces MEWLIASIERDLGIDRKQLAVGEGSQVVAYVPVKWLNGLRERRPVPSSCPRPEGVGEDEVTTFLQRSVSKLPAGWTRVSVQGLRKSRLRYPLSGGPGSPPRRPDGLPRGDGAPDLDSFCGFMQHVAEQNYRNLWRQARGKHARPRGGERPGTSCLETVKRSLSRALGCGFLQVGADPSLPRDSGHSPAPVSGETHPNLLPAEALLESAQALYVVQPFCRYSLRDLLTYSPAKLASSHAKVLFVLFQLLQAMRACHRQGLACGSLTLAHLALDERLCAQLRVSLSDYERPEEAAGVRGEEVRVAEGPERCGRPEELRCLLTDWVHGRISNFSYLMGLNRLAGRRPGDPNYHPVLPWVVDFTAPYGKFRDLRKSKFRLNKGDKQLDFTYEMTREAFVAGGQAGEQLHVPHHISDVLSDITYYVYKARRTARAVLCSHVRSQWEPNEYPASMERMQSWTPDECIPEFYTDPTIFQSIHPDMPDLDIPAWCSSYREFIDVHRKLLESKEVSLNLHHWLDLTFGCKLTGKEAVKAKNVCLQLVDGHTHLTSYGVVQLFDQPHPQRLVGEGGHPPEAPAVARETAERRSLSRGAGPVNGTVPETAGSEGPWGAGRDCGDPSREEDLEEGTEALDSLSASDKTPEQSPPASGPPPADPRTTPARAGRARGGGDPHEPEEAKIFLPEGFNPLQALEELEKLSNFVSRGLYGPLPDTAPGDCCPPLSFSQLLQRDMQAFGVLVAEIFFAPRLRSLGPAALLHQRYLAVRKLCLHHLRDIAAPLQHAVAALLQLHRGPEELLGARAQPVGLFEYQPVSEGLPPPSPAQLLSPCCPIIPFPSYFDTLHRFICTYRSQPAADGDQGRDFVFCLWQQLDQLLERLQPEGLEILLPFVLGLMSNDLTAVYAAWYLFEPIARALGPRNTHRYLLKPLIGVYEKPGYLCGRFYLYTDCFVVQLIVRLGLQPFLGSLLPHLLQVLTGQDGAEESQVLGATAEDEDGAPDSPPSYASGELKDTAEHVPSGLLDFSSGISFSDQSELADNEDFQDGIFPGEQEPESVSVGKLSDKSSNSETSAEDRTNDSDSRERASLRSLDSNHDLKLTEGFPLLGSQEEDQEDGLEPAACCTPPASDPRDTETLTERHGLEDEDDEELNEGKEQKILLDTACKTVKWLSAKLGPTVSSRYIVRNLLRLLTTCYFGPEKQQFVMTGDPDLSRVGNIYERRPVVGDLMAKPVLECLMYVAQLYGEPVLTYQCLTYIAYLVAPGNSWRLNSRKETGLLSGVVLMQKIIVYLSDTTLMDVLPKINQDVLLPVLEALTSPNTSFPSGAQARSVLCVKTLSLIALVCLRIGQEMVTQHMSDTLRRFFAGFSVLPDLREQVGGVSEDLVAGGAGLWDQNEPAWDPAALEELEKVFNLEMAYSAYIPFNCLIGKPIRIFDGFDSRNPIIAVTLMPAPQCSIITGSADSILRFIDPRQPGLQHEFKLNTNATAGLIRCLAVSPSGRTVAVGFSSGYIYLLDTRTGLIMKVWQAHESDILQLKTAEGNVLVSSSTDHSLTIWKESDPKPFHHYRSPSDPVHAFDLHGNEIVAGTVANRIGIYSLLDPTVPVAINKLSSENFRGTLTSLGILPAKRLLLLGSDNGVIRLLA; encoded by the exons ATGGAGTGGCTGATTGCCAGCATCGAGAGGGATTTGGGGATCGACCGGAAGCAGCTGGCAGTGGGAGAAGGAAGCCAGGTGGTGGCGTACGTGCCGGTCAAGTGGCTGAACGGCCTGAGGGAGCGGCGGCCGGTGCCCAGTTCCTGCCCGCGGCCCGAGGGCGTGGGCGAAGACGAGGTCACCACCTTCCTCCAACGCTCGGTCAGCAAGCTGCCCGCGGGCTGGACCCGGGTCTCGGTGCAGGGCCTGAGGAAGAGCCGGCTGAGATACCCACTGTCGGGGGGTCCCGGCTCCCCCCCACGACGGCCGGACGGGCTGCCCAGAGGAGACGGGGCCCCGGACCTGGACTCCTTCTGCGGCTTCATGCAGCACGTCGCTGAGCAGAATTACCGCAATCTGTGGCGGCAGGCGCGGGGGAAACACGCACGGCCACGCGGCGGGGAGAGGCCTGGGACTTCCTGCCTGGAAACCGTCAAACGCTCACTCAGCCGGGCTCTGGGCTGTGGCTTCCTGCAGGTGGGCGCAGACCCCTCGCTGCCCCGAGACTCCGGACACTCTCCGGCCCCGGTCAGCGGGGAGACACACCCCAACCTACTGCCGGCCGAGGCCTTGCTGGAGTCGGCCCAGGCCCTGTACGTGGTGCAGCCCTTCTGCCGCTACTCGCTGCGCGACCTGCTGACCTACAGCCCTGCCAAGCTGGCCAGCAGCCACGCCAAGGTGCTCTTCGTGCTCTTCCAGCTGCTGCAGGCCATGCGGGCCTGTCACCGCCAGGGCCTTGCCTGCGGCTCCCTCACCCTGGCACACCTGGCACTGGACGAGCGGCTCTGCGCCCAGCTGCGGGTCAGCCTGTCCGATTACGAGCGGCCGGAGGAGGCGGCGGGGGTGAGGGGCGAGGAGGTGCGGGTCGCAGAGGGGCCAGAGCGCTGCGGCAGGCCCGAGGAGCTGCGATGCCTGCTCACCGACTGGGTGCACGGGAGGATCAGCAACTTCAGCTACCTGATGGGGCTGAACAGGCTGGCAGGCCGCAGGCCCGGTGATCCCAACTACCACCCCGTGCTGCCGTGGGTGGTGGACTTCACCGCGCCCTACGGCAAGTTCCGCGACCTCCGCAAGTCCAAGTTCCGCCTCAACAAGGGGGACAAGCAGCTGGACTTCACCTACGAGATGACCAGGGAGGCCTTTGTGGCAGGGGGCCAGGCCGGCGAGCAGCTGCACGTCCCCCATCACATCTCCGACGTACTGTCGGACATCACGTACTACGTGTACAAGGCGCGCAGGACGGCGCGTGCGGTGCTGTGCAGCCACGTGCGGTCCCAGTGGGAGCCCAACGAGTATCCGGCCAGCATGGAGCGCATGCAGTCCTGGACACCGGACGAGTGCATCCCCGAGTTCTACACCGACCCCACCATCTTCCAGTCCATCCACCCCGACATGCCGGACCTGGACATCCCGGCCTGGTGCAGCTCGTATCGAGAGTTCATCGATGTGCACCGCAAGCTGCTGGAGTCCAAGGAGGTCTCGCTCAACCTGCACCACTGGCTGGACCTCACCTTCGGCTGCAAGCTGACCGGCAAGGAGGCGGTTAAGGCCAAGAACGTGTGCCTGCAGCTGGTGGACGGGCACACCCACCTCACCAGCTACGGGGTGGTCCAGCTCTTTGACCAGCCCCACCCTCAGCGGCTGGTGGGAGAGGGTGGTCACCCGCCCGAGGCCCCCGCGGTCGCCCGCGAGACGGCGGAGCGGCGATCGCTGAGCCGCGGGGCCGGCCCGGTTAACGGGACGGTGCCGGAGACGGCGGGCTCGGAGGGGCCGTGGGGGGCCGGCCGCGATTGCGGCGACCCCTCCAGGGAGGAGGATCTGGAGGAGGGCACCGAGGCGCTGGATTCCCTGTCCGCCTCGGACAAGACCCCCGAGCAGTCGCCCCCCGCCAGCGGCCCCCCGCCAGCCGATCCCCGGACCACCCCGGCCAGGGCGGGCCGTGCCCGCGGAGGGGGCGATCCCCACGAGCCGGAGGAGGCCAAGATCTTCCTCCCCGAAGGCTTCAACCCCCTGCAGGCGCTGGAGGAGCTGGAGAAGCTGAGTAACTTTGTGTCGCGGGGCCTGTACGGCCCGCTCCCCGACACCGCCCCGGGGGACTGCTGCCCGCCCCTCTCCTTCTCCCAGCTGCTCCAGCGCGACATGCAGGCCTTCGGAGTGCTGGTCGCCGAAATCTTCTTCGCCCCCCGCCTGCGCAGCCTGGGCCCAGCCGCCCTGCTCCACCAGCGATACCTGGCTGTGCGCAAGCTGTGCCTCCATCACCTGCGGGACATCGCCGCCCCACTCCAGCACGCTGTGGCCGCCCTGCTCCAGCTGCACAGGGGCCCCGAGGAGCTGTTGGGGGCCCGGGCCCAGCCCGTCGGCCTGTTCGAGTACCAGCCCGTGTCGGAGGGGCTGCCTCCGCCCAGCCCGGCCCAACTGCTCAGCCCCTGTTGCCCCATCATCCCCTTCCCCTCGTACTTCGACACGCTGCATCGCTTCATCTGCACTTATCGCTCGCAGCCAGCCGCCGACGGGGACCAGGGCCGCGACTTTGTCTTCTGCCTGTGGCAGCAGCTCGACCAGCTCCTGGAGCGATTGCAGCCCGAGGGCCTGGAGATCCTCCTCCCCTTCGTCCTGGGCCTCATGTCCAACGATCTGACCGCTGTGTACGCGGCCTGGTACCTGTTCGAGCCCATCGCCCGCGCCCTGGGCCCCCGCAACACCCACCGCTACCTCCTGAAGCCGCTGATCGGGGTCTACGAGAAGCCCGGCTATCTCTGCGGCCGCTTCTACCTCTACACCGACTGCTTTGTGGTGCAGTTGATTGTGCGTTTGGGCCTCCAGCCGTTCCTCGGCAGCCTCCTGCCTCACCTCCTGCAGGTACTGACTGGGCAGGACGGGGCCGAGGAGAGCCAGGTGCTCGGGGCGACGGCGGAGGACGAGGACGGGGCCCCGGACAGCCCCCCCTCCTACGCCAGCGGCGAGCTGAAGGACACGGCCGAACATGTCCCCTCTGGCCTCCTGGACTTCTCCTCGGGCATCAGCTTCAGCGACCAGTCCGAGCTGGCCGACAACGAGGACTTCCAGGACGGCATCTTCCCGGGCGAGCAGGAGCCCGAGTCGGTCAGTGTGGGCAAGCTGAGCGACAAGAGCAGCAACAGCGAGACCTCGGCAGAGGATCGCACCAACGACTCGGACTCCAGGGAGAGGGCGAGTCTGCGCTCGCTGGACAGCAACCACGACCTCAAGCTGACCGAGGGGTTCCCACTGCTGGGGagccaggaggaggaccaggaggacggACTGGAACCAGCTGCTTGCTGCACTCCCCCAGCCTCTGACCCCAGGGACACCGAAACACTCACCGAGCGGCACGGTCTGGAGGACGAGGACGATGAGGAGCTGAACGAGGGGAAGGAGCAGAAGATCCTGCTCG ACACGGCCTGTAAGACGGTGAAATGGTTGTCGGCCAAGCTGGGACCGACGGTCAGCTCGAGATACATCGTCCGCAACCTGCTGCGGCTGCTCACTACCTGCTACTTTG gtCCCGAGAAGCAGCAGTTTGTGATGACGGGCGATCCCGACCTGTCGCGGGTGGGTAATATCTACGAGCGGCGACCCGTGGTGGGAGACCTGATGGCAAAGCCGGTCCTGGAGTGCCTGATGTACGTGGCCCAGCTGTACGGGGAACCGGTGCTGACCTACCAGTGCCTCACCTACATCGCCTATCTG GTCGCCCCCGGCAACAGCTGGCGGCTGAACAGTCGGAAGGAGACAGGCCTGTTGTCGGGGGTGGTCCTGATGCAGAAGATCATTGTCTACCTTTCGGACACCACGCTCATGGACGTCCTGCCCAAGATCAACCAGGACGTGTTGCTGCCGGTGCTGGAGGCCCTCACCTCTCCCAACACCAG TTTCCCCAGCGGAGCACAGGCTCGTTCCGTGCTCTGTGTGAAGACGCTCAGTCTGATCGCCCTGGTGTGTCTGAGGATCGGGCAGGAGATGGTGACCCAGCACATGAGCGACACGCTGCGCAGATTCTTCGCTGGCTTCTCCGTGCTGCCAGACCTGAGAGAGCAGgtag GTGGGGTGAGTGAGGATTTGGTGGCCGGGGGTGCAGGGCTGTGGGACCAGAACGAACCAGCCTGGGATCCTGCTGCGCTCGAGGAGCTGGAGAAGGTGTTCAATCTGGAGATGGCCTACTCTGCTTACATCCCCTTCAACTGCCTGATCG GGAAACCGATCCGGATATTTGATGGCTTCGACTCTCGGAACCCGATTATCGCGGTGACCTTGATGCCGGCTCCACAGTGCAGCATCATCACCGGGTCTGCCGACTCCATCCTGCGCTTCATCGACCCCCGGCAACCGGGGCTGCAG CACGAGTTCAAGCTGAATACGAACGCGACAGCGGGGCTGATCCGTTGCTTGGCCGTGAGTCCGAGCGGCCGCACGGTGGCTGTGGGTTTCTCCTCGGGCTACATTTACCTGCTCGACACCCGCACCGGGCTCATCATGAAAGTGTGGCAGGCCCACGAGAGCGACATCCTCCAGCTCAAG ACGGCGGAGGGGAACGTGCTGGTCAGTTCCTCGACTGACCACTCACTCACCATCTGGAAGGAGTCTGACCCCAAGCCCTTCCACCACTACCGCTCGCCCTCCGACCCCGTGCACGCCTTCGATCTCCACGGCAACGAGATAGTAGCCGGCACGGTGGCCAACCGCATCGGGATCTACTCGCTGCTCGACCCCACGGTGCCCGTCGCGATCAACAAGCTCAGCTCTGAGAACTTCCGCGGGACGCTGACAAGCCTGGGCATCCTGCCCGCCAAACGCCTGCTCCTGCTGGGCTCTGACAATGGGGTAATCCGACTGCTAGCCTAG